The window CGCCGGGGGCTGAGGACGATCACCGGGGCGCTCATCGCGCCCATGGCCTTCAACAGCCCCGCGAAGGCGGTCGACGGGTCCTCGCACCGGAGAACGACGACGTCCACCGAGCCCTCCGACGGACCTTCCCGGAGCGCGCGGTAGGGCGGCGACAAGGACAGCACCCGGCCGACGTACGGATCGTCCGGGGCCGGCCAGTCCTCGTGCGGCCAGTCGCCGTCGGCGCAGGCCAGGGCGACGGACAGCTTGCTGGAGGAACCCGCCGGAGCGGTGGTGCCGACGTGCTCGGAGCCGTGCTGTGCGCTGTGCTGCGTGCCGTGCTGTGCGCTGTGCGTGGAAGTTCGGACGTGCCGGGGGGATCGCACTTCGCGTGTCCTTCCGCCGTAGCCATGACGTCCTTGCATACGCGGCGCGGGCGGAAGTTGTTCGAAGTTTCAATAAAGAACTGTCTGGCTGTCAGACAGGTTCCCCGGGGGCGGCCTACAACAACGGGGCGACCTCGGCGCCGAACGCGGCCATCTGGTCGGTGAGTTCGGTGCGGCTCCGGCTGCGGAACCGTACCTGGATCTGGTGCACCCCCATAGCCCGGTACGCGCGCAGCGACTCGGCGAGCGCCTCGGGAGCCCCGGCGAGAGTGCGGCGGCCCACGCTCCACTCCGGCTCCCCCACGTACAGCGGCTCGGTGATGGCGCCGACGGTGAGGGGCTCGACGACCCCGGCCTCCTCCCTCAGCCGTCGGACACGGGCGATCTGCTCGGGCAGCCGCTCCCGCGGGTCCCCCTGCGGGAGCCACCCGTCCCCCTTGACCGCGGCCCGCCGGACGGCGGCGGGCGAGGACCCGCCGACCCAGACGGGCACCCGTTCCTGCGCGGGCCTGGGCCGCTGCCCGAGCCCTTCGAAGTCGTACAACTTCCCGTGGTGGGTGGGAAATTCATCGGGCCCGAGCGCGGCCCGCAGCGCGTCGACACACTCGTCGAGCACGGCCCCGCGCCGCTCGAAGTCCACCCCGAGCACCTCGAACTCCTCCTGTACGTGTCCGGCGCCGACCCCGAGGATCAGGCGCCCGCCGCTCAGGTGGTCGAGGGTCGCGTACTGCTTGGCGGTGAGCAGCGGGTGCCGCAGCCCGACGACCGCGACATGGCTCAACAGCCGTATGCGCTCGGTGACTCCGGCCAGGAAGGCGAGGGTGGCGACCGGGTCGTACCAGACCGTGCTCATCGCGGACGCGAGGCGGCGCGGTATGGCGACGTGGTCGCAGCTCGCGATGTAGTCGAAGCCTGAGCGGTCGGCGGTGCGGGCGATCTCGACGAGGTCGGCGGGACCCGCGTCCGCCTCCCAGGCCTCCGCGTAGAGGGTGCTCTGGGACTGGACGGGAAGCTGGATCCCGTAGCTGAACGCCGTACTGCCGGAAGTTGTGTTGCCGGAGGACGCGTTGCCGGGAGGGGTGCTCAACTGGCACCGCCCGGTCCGGCCCACAGCCCGTCGTCGGTCAGCCCGAGGAGCTCGATCGCGTTGCGCCGTACGATCCGGTCGACGACGTCCGCGTCCAGGTGGCCCATCTGTGCCTCGCCGACCTCGCGCGACTTGGGCCAAGTGGAGTCGGAGTGGGGGTAGTCGGTCTCGTACAGCACGTTCCCCACACCGATGGCGTCGAGGTTCTTCAGCCCGAAGGCGTCGTCGAAGAAGCAGCCGTAGACGTGCTCGGTGAAGAGTTCGGACGGCGGGCGGTGGACCTTGTCGGCGACGCCGCCCCAGCCGCGGTTCTCCTCCCACACGACGTCCGCGCGTTCGAGGATGTACGGGATCCAGCCGATCTGGCCCTCGGCGTACATGACCTTGAGGTTCGGGAAGCGCTCGAACTTGCCGCTCATCAGCCAGTCCACCATCGAGAAGCAGCAGTTGGCGAAGGTGATGGTGGAGCCGACGGCAGGCGGGGCGTCGGCGGAGGTGGAGGGCATCCGGCTGCTCGACCCGATGTGCATGGCGATGACCGTGCCGGTCTCGTCGCAGGCGGCGAGGAACGGATCCCACTCGTCCGTATGAACGGAGGGCAGTCCGAGGTGCGGAGGTATCTCGGAGAAGGCGACGGCCCGTACTCCGCGGGAGGCGTTGCGCCGCACCTCCTGCGCGGCGAGTTCCGCGTCCCACAGAGGTATGAGGGTGAGCGGTATCAGCCGGCCCCGGGCGTCGGGGCCGCACCACTCGTCGACCATCCAGTCGTTGTAGGCGCGCACCGAGAGGAGTCCCAGTTCCCGGTCCTTGGCCTCGGTGAACGTCTGGCCGCAGAAACGGGGGAAGGTGGGGAAACAGAGGGCGGACTGGACGTGGTTGACGTCCATGTCGGCCAGCCGCTGCGGGACGTCGTACGAACCCGGGCGCATCTGCTCGTACGTGATGACTTCGAGTTTGATCTCGTCCCTGTCGTAGCCGACGGCGGTGTCGAGACGGGTGAGGGGGCGGTGCAGGTCCTCGTAGACCCACCAGTCGCCGATCGGGCCGTCGTCCCCGGGGTTGCCCATGACCGGGGCGAACTTGCCGCCCAGGAAGGTCATTTCCTTGAGCGGGGCGCGGACGATGCGCGGGCCCCGGTCCCGGTACTGCGACGGAAGCCGGTCCCGCCAGACGTTGGGGGGCTCCACCGTGTGGTCGTCCACCGAGATGATCTTCGGGAAGGTCTCCATGGGTTTTACGGTAGCGCCGATCTGACGGCCCGTCAGCTATCGTGCGGCGGCTCTCTGGAATGCGGGAACCTCGTCACGGGGTTGCGAGGAGGGGGTGTGGGCCCTGTGAGGGCTTGCGCCACTCGGCACGGCGGCCTGTGATCGGTATCTCCCACGGCTGACGCATCCGCCATGAACAAGGCAAACTGGCCTGGTTGTCATGACGTTTCGGCAGGGGGCAGCGATGGACGGTGTACCGCGAGTACCGGAGCAGTGGCGTCCCGATGATTCGGCGGCGCTCCGCTTCAGCGTGCTCGGCCCGGTGCGCGCCTGGCGTGGGGCGGATTCCTTGCCCACCGGGTCCCCCCAGCAACGTGCCCTGCTGGCGGCCCTGCTGCTCCGCGAGGGCCGCACGGCGACGGCGGGCGAACTGATCGACGCGCTGTGGGGCGAGGATCCGCCTTCACAGGCGCTGGCGGCGGTTCGTACGTATGCCTCGCGGTTGCGGAAGGTTCTTTCGCCGGGGGTGCTGGTGAGTGAGTCGGGCGGGTACGCCGTCCGGCTCACCGACGAGTCCGGCGTGGGTGCCTCGCTGGACCTCGCGCTGGCCCAGGAGCTGGCGGCCGACGCGGAGAAGGCGAAGACGACCGGGGATCTGTGCCATGCGCGCGCCCTGCTGAACAAGGCGCTGAGCCTGTGGGACGGGGAGGTCCTGGCGAGCGTTCCCGGCCCGTACGCGGAGACCCAGCGCGCCCGCCTGGAGGAGTGGCGGCTCCAACTCGTCGAGTCCCGACTGGACATGGACCTGGAACAGGGCTGCCACGCGGAGGCGATCTCCGAACTCACGGCGCTCACGGCGGCCCATCCCCTGCGGGAACGGCTGCGGGAGCTGCTGATGCTGGCGCTGTACCGCTCGGGCCGGCAGGCGGAGGCCCTGGCCGCCTACGCGGACACCCGCCGGCTGCTGGCCGACGAGCTGGGCGTGGACCCGCGGCCCGGTCTGCAGGAACTGCAGCAGCGCATCCTTCAGGCGGACCCGAGGCTCGCGGAACCCTCGGCCCCGCTGGCTCCCGAGACCGCGGCCGCGCCGGTTCGGCCCGCCCAACTCCCCGCCACCGTCTCGGACTTCACCGGCCGGTCGTCCTTCGTGACCGAGCTGAGCGAGGTACTGGCGGCGGCGTCGGCGGCCGAGGGCCAGGTGATGGCGGTATCGGCGCTGGCCGGTATCGGCGGCGTGGGCAAGACGACGCTGGCCGTCCATGTCGCGCACCGGGCCCGGAGCGCCTTCCCGGACGGGCAGTTGTACGTGGACCTCCAGGGAGCGGGCTCGCGGGCGGTCGCGCCCGAGACGGTCCTCGGCGCCTTCCTGCGCGCCCTGGGCACGGCCGACGCGGCGATACCGGACTCCCTGGAGGAGCGGGCGGCCCTGTACCGCTCGACCCTGGACGGCCGCCGGATCCTGGTGCTGCTGGACAACGCACGGGACGCGGCCCAGGTACGGCCCCTGCTGCCCGGCATGGAGGGGTGCGCGGCGCTGGTGACGTCGCGGATGCGGATGGTCGACCTGGCCGGGGCCCATCTCGTCGACCTCGATGTGATGTCGCCGGAGGAGGCGCTCCAGCTCTTCACGAAGATCGTGGGCGAGGAGCGGGTGGCCTCGGAGCGCGAGTCGGCGCTCGACGTGGTGGCGGCGTGCGGCTTCCTGCCGCTCGCCATCAGGATCGCCGCCTCCCGCCTGGCGGCCCGGCGTACGTGGACCGTCTCGGTCCTCGCCGCGAAGCTCGCCGACGAACGACGCCGGCTGGACGAACTCCAGGCGGGCGACCTGGCCGTCAAGGCAACCTTCGAGCTCGGCTACGGACAGCTGGAGCCGGCCCAGGCCCGCGCGTTCCGGCTGCTCGGACTGGCGGACGGCCCGGACATCTCCCTGGCCGCGGCCGCGGCGATGCTCGATCTGCCCGTCGAGGCGACCGAGGACCTCCTCGAATCCCTCGTCGACACCTCACTCCTGGAATCGGCCGCGCCCGGCCGCTACCGCTACCACGACCTGGTCCGGCTCTACGCGCGTGCCTGCGCGGAACGGGACGAACAGCCACCGAGCGAGCGGGCGGCCGCGATGTCGCGGATGCTCGACTTCTACCTGGCCACGGCCGCCGGGGTCTACGCGATCGAACGGCCGGGGGACCGGCTGGTGGATCACCTGGAGCCCACGGAGTACCCGGGGCTGCGGTTCACCGACGGCAGCGCCGCCCTCGACTGGCTCTACAACGAGGCCTCGCCGCTGCTGGCCTGCGTGCGGCAGTCGGCGGACACCGACCGGTTGCGACGGGCGGTGGATCTGCTGTGGGCCGCCAAGGACCTCACCGAGTCCGGGGCCAACTCCCACCAGTACGAGACGACCGCGCGGGCGATGTGCGACGCCACGCGAATCGCGGGGGACGCGCGTGCGGAGGGCAGAGCGCGGACGACCTTCACCAATGTCCTTCTGGTCTCCGGCCGTATCCAGCAGGCCGCCGAGCAGGCGCAGCTCGCCATGGACCTCGCCGCCTCCGCCGAGGACGCCATGGCCATGAGCTGGGCGGCCAACGACCGCGGGCTCACCCTCATGCACCAGGAGCAGTACGCGGACGGCAAGCCGTTCTTCGAGCGCGCGATCGAGGGGTACGCCACGATCGGCAACCGGCCCCTCGAAGCGCTCAGCCTGTGCAACCTGTCGCGGGCGCACCTGGGCATGGGGAACATCGCCATGGCGGTGGAGATCGCACAGCGCGCCCTCGCGGCATACCTGGAGATCGGTCAGACCCTGCGCCTCGCCAACGGTCATTTCACCCTGGGCATCGCCCTGACGAGGGCCGGCCGTCACACCGAGGCCCTCAGCCAGTTCTCCGACGCCCTGTCCGTCTTCGGCAGCCACCGGCAGCGGCTGTGGGAGGGGACGACCAACTTCCGGATCGCCGAGGTGCACCTGGCCGCCCGCCGCCCCGCGCAGGCGGCCCAGCACGCCGAGCAGGCCCTCGCGCTCGGCTGCATCGGCGGCGACCGGATGCAGGGCACCGTGCTGACGCTGCTGGGCCGGGCCCTCACCATGCTGGGGCAGGTGGACCGGGCCAGGGTCTGCTGGCGCGAGGCGCTCAACCTCTACGAACAGCACGGCGGTGCGGCGCAGGCCGAGGAGGTACGCGCGCTGCTCACACCCGCCACCGCGGCGTGAACGGCGTGCCGGCGACCGGGCAGTAGCGGACGTTCAGCATTCGTTTATCTCCGCCCGGCACTCTCGTACGTGTCACACCGTCGCGTCGGGGGGCAGACGGTCTGACCAGGAGCCCAACGGCTAATGTGCGGCTCCGAACGCCCGTCCAGCGACCCTCGGGGGAGTTTCTGGGCGGGCGTTCCTTACTCGTCACCACAACGGAGGGATTCAGGCCCATGAGCGAGACGAAGAAGGAAACGGACCTCACCACGCAGGACAACGGCATGCCCACGCCGCCCGCCAAGGACCCGGTCGTGACTCCGCTCGACAACGGGATGCCGACGCCGCCCGCGAAGGGCTCGGACGCCACCACGCAGGACAACGGGATGCCCGCGCCGCCGGTCAAGGACCCCGAGGTCACCCCGCTCGACAACGGTATGCCCAGTGAGCCGGCCGACATCCGGACGATGGACAACGGCATGCCCTCCCCGCCGGCGCTGGACCTCGACGGCAGCAAGTAAAGACCTTCATCCCGACGGGGATCGGCCGCGGTGGCGCGGAGGGGGAGCCACCGCGGCCGAGGTCTGTCCGGGCACCGGCACGGGTACGGGCCAACAGGCGGCCCGAACCGTTCGATGCCGTCGAACGAACATCCCGCCTGTCGCCAGCGTCCCTTGATGTCCGGAAGTCCCCTCTCCCACAGGAGCCGGCATGACCCGAGCCAAGAAGATCCTCACCACGATCGCCCTGATACTCACCGCAGCCGCGGTCTCCGCGAGCCCGGCCCTGGCCGACAACTCCATGCCTGCACCCGCGCCGAACTCGCCCGCCTCCGTGACCACACCGGCCGACTCGGCACCGTAGAAGACCCGATGGGGGCCGACCTGGGCGGGCTCGGCCCCCATCGCCTTGAACCGGTTCAAGGCCGCGACGACCCCGGAGGGTGGGTCGTCGCGGCCGGGGCAACCCGGTCTCAGGCGCAGAGTTCGCCGTCGATCAGGTCGTTCTGGGCCTGCTCGGTGGACAGGTCGGAGGCGCCGTCGCCGGTCGCGTGCAGGACCACGGCCCGGCGGCCGTCGGGGCTGACGCCGTTGCGCGTGGTGTAGCCGGGGAAGTCGCCCGCGTGGCTGTAGTAGGAGCCGCCGCAGGTCAGCGGGACCTTCAGCAGGCCCAGGCCGTAGCGCGCACCGGGCCACACGGGGTCGAGGTCGGCGGCCCGTACGGTCGTCTTCATCTCCGCGAGCTGCGCCGGGCGCAGCAACTTGCCGCCCAGGAGCGCCTGGTAGAAGCGGGTCAGGTCGGCCGTCGTACCGATCATGGCGCCGGCCGCGCCGGCCGCGGACGGGTTGAACCCGGTGGTGTCGATCGTCGGCCCGGTCTTCCCGAAGTCGGAGTAGCCGTGCAGGTGGCGGCCGGGGATACGGGAGTCGGTCGTCGGTGCGGAGGTGTCGCGCAGGCCCAGCGGGCGGATGATGCGCTTGGTGACCTGCTGCTCCCAGCTGTGCCCGGTGACCTTCTGGATGATCATTCCGGCGAGGATGTAATTGGTGTTGGAGTACGCCCACTTGGCGCCGGGCTCGAAGTCCGGGGCGTGCCCCATCGCGATGCCGACCAGCTGCTCGGGGGTCCAGGTCGTGTAGCGGCCCGCCTGGTAGTCGTCCACGCTGGCCAGCACGGGGAGGTCCGCGGTGTAGTTGAACAGTCCGCTGGTGTGCTGGAGCAGCTGCCGCACGGTGATCGCGCTGCCGTCGTTGCCGTTGCCGGACACCACTCCCGGCAGCCAGTGCTCGACCGTGTCGTCCAGCGACAGACGTCCCTCGCCCACGAGTTGGAGTACGACCGTGGCGACGAACGTCTTGCTCGCGCTGGCCATCCGGAACCGGTCGCCGGAGCGCGCGGCCGCGCCGGTGGCCTTGTCGGCCACCCCCGCGGTGGCGTACCGCGAGCCCCGCGGCCCCGTCGACTGGGCCACGACCCCCACGGTCCCGGTCTTCAGGATCGCGTCCACGCCGGCCTGCAGCGCCTTGTCGTGCGCCTTGCCGTACGTCTTGTTGAGCGTCCTGTCGTGCGCCGGCTTCGCCGCCTGCCCCGTCGCGCCCGCCGCGGGCAGGGTCAGGCCGATACCGGCCAGGGCGGTCACCAGTGTCGTGGCCACAATGCGGGACGTGAGCTTCGTCTTCATGCGGGCGGGCTCCTTGCGGGTCGGTCGTCGTACCGCCGTTGCGGTGTGATCACCAACCTAGGAATTCCGGCCCCGCGTCACGATCCGGCAGCCTGGCCGTTCGGTACGGGTGCCCACTCCCCCTCGGCGGTAGTGCCTGCTGTACAGAAGCCGCCCTGACCTCGGCCAACTCCGCCCACATCAAAGGTCAGTGACTGTACGTCAGGTGCGTCGGCGTGCGTCGTCGAGGTAGCGCAGGACCGCCGCGACCCGCCGGTCCACCTGGTCGGCGGGCGACAGGTCGAGCTTGGCGAAGATGCTGCGGATGTGTTTGTGGACGGCGCCGTCCGTGACGACGAGCCGCTCGGCGATGGCGCCGTTGCCCAGCCCCTCGGCCATCAGCCCGAGCACGTCGCGCTCGCGCGGGCTGAGCCGCTCCAGGCGGGTGTCCTGGCGGCTGCGTGTGAAGAGCTGCGCCACGACCTCCGGGTCGATGGCCGTGCCCCCGCCGGCCACCCGGTTGAGCGCGTCGAGGAACTCCTCGACCCGGCCGACCCGTTCCTTGAGCAGGTAGCCGAGCCCGGTGACCCCGCCGACGAGCAGCTCCGTGGCGAAGGACTGCTCGACGTAAGCCGACAGGACGAGGACCGCGAGATCGGGCCTGCGCCGCCGGGCCTCGACGGCCGCCACGATCCCCTCGTCGGTATGCGTCGGCGGCATCCGTACGTCAAGGATGGCGACGTCGGGCTTGTGGGTGTCGATGGCGTCCAGGATGCCGTCGGCGGTTCCGGCGGTGGCCACCACGTCGAGGCCCTCGGCGCGCAGCAGCAGCGCGAGCCCCTCCCGCAGCAACGCGTCGTCCTCGGCGATCACAATCCGCATGGCAGGTCCACCTTGAGAGTCGTCGGGCCGCCGGGCGGGCTGGCCAGGTCGAGGGTGCCGTCGTGGGCCGCGATGCGGCGGCGGATGCCGGTGAGCCCGGAGCCGCCCGCCTCGTCGGCGCCGCCGCGGCCGTCGTCGGTGATGTCCAGTCGCAGCCGGCCGCCACGGCTGCGGACCGTGACGGTGGCGCTCTTCGCACCGCTGTGCTTGGCGATGTTGGTCAGCGTCTCGGCGACCACGAAGTAGGCGCTGGCCTCAACGGAAGCGGCGCACCGCTCGGGCGCCTCGACGTCGATCCGGCAGGGCACCGGGCAGCTCGCGGCGAGTCCGGTGAGCGCACCTTCGAGGCCGCGGTCGGCCAGTACGGGCGGCAGGATGCCCCGGGCGACCGAGCGCAGTTCGGCGAGGGCCTGCTCGGCGGCGCTCTGGGCGCGTTCGAGGAGTTCGTCGGCGCCCGCCGGATCGCGGGCCACCATGCGGCGGGCCGCGCCGAGCAGCACGGTGACGGTGACGAGCCGGTTCTGGGTGCCGTCGTGCAACGAGCGCTCGATACGGCGCAGTTCGGTGGCGTGGGCGTCCAGGGCGGCCGCCCTGGTGGCGGTGAGTTCCGCGACGCGCAGGGACAGGTCGGTGTCGGGTCCGGCCGCGAGGAAGGCGCGTCCCGGGCGCGCCTGGAGCCGTGCCATGGCCGGGGTGAGGCCCAGGATGATCGCGATCCAGCCGAGCCCCAGCAGAGTCACGCCCAGGGCGTCGGCCCAGCCCTGGGCATGGCCGAGGCCCACGGACGTACTGGTCGAGCCCTCCGGCATCAGGCGCCAGTACAGCGGGAACAGCGCGTCGCGTACGGCCATCAGCGGCAGCAGCAGCGCGATCAGGCCGAGCAGCAGCCCGAGCGTGCCGTGCCGTGACAGCCAGCGCAGCTCCCGCCGGGTGGTCGGGTCGACGAGGGCGAGCCGCAACCGGGTCGGGCCCGGGTCGGGCGCGATGATCTCGGGACCCCACCGGGCGAGCCGGTGGCGTTCACGGTCGGCGAGGGAGTGCAGGACGCGCAGCGCTGCGGGGGCCATGAGCAGCCCGACGCCCACGACGGACGTCACGGCGGCGACGGCCAGCCAGACCAGTACGGCCAGCGCGAGCATCGCGGTCCCGAGCCCGCCGATGAGCTGTCCGAGCGCGCCGCCGGCGGCCTCGGCGGTCCGGATCGCGCTTGCCCTGATCCCGGGCCGGCCCGCGTCGGCCGGCTCACCGTGCCGGGTCGTGGAGGTCGACATTCCGCCCCCTCCCTTCCTTCTTGCCTTCACACCTTCGCCAACGGCCTTCTACGGTCGTGCGGTTCTGACGGCCCACAAGCCCGGGGCTCGGTCGGGAGCGAGCCGGGGGGCTCGGTCAGGAGCCTAGAGGTACAGCCTGCTGTACCCCGAGTCGGGCTGCTGG is drawn from Streptomyces liliifuscus and contains these coding sequences:
- a CDS encoding LLM class F420-dependent oxidoreductase: MQLPVQSQSTLYAEAWEADAGPADLVEIARTADRSGFDYIASCDHVAIPRRLASAMSTVWYDPVATLAFLAGVTERIRLLSHVAVVGLRHPLLTAKQYATLDHLSGGRLILGVGAGHVQEEFEVLGVDFERRGAVLDECVDALRAALGPDEFPTHHGKLYDFEGLGQRPRPAQERVPVWVGGSSPAAVRRAAVKGDGWLPQGDPRERLPEQIARVRRLREEAGVVEPLTVGAITEPLYVGEPEWSVGRRTLAGAPEALAESLRAYRAMGVHQIQVRFRSRSRTELTDQMAAFGAEVAPLL
- a CDS encoding amidohydrolase family protein, producing METFPKIISVDDHTVEPPNVWRDRLPSQYRDRGPRIVRAPLKEMTFLGGKFAPVMGNPGDDGPIGDWWVYEDLHRPLTRLDTAVGYDRDEIKLEVITYEQMRPGSYDVPQRLADMDVNHVQSALCFPTFPRFCGQTFTEAKDRELGLLSVRAYNDWMVDEWCGPDARGRLIPLTLIPLWDAELAAQEVRRNASRGVRAVAFSEIPPHLGLPSVHTDEWDPFLAACDETGTVIAMHIGSSSRMPSTSADAPPAVGSTITFANCCFSMVDWLMSGKFERFPNLKVMYAEGQIGWIPYILERADVVWEENRGWGGVADKVHRPPSELFTEHVYGCFFDDAFGLKNLDAIGVGNVLYETDYPHSDSTWPKSREVGEAQMGHLDADVVDRIVRRNAIELLGLTDDGLWAGPGGAS
- a CDS encoding AfsR/SARP family transcriptional regulator — protein: MDGVPRVPEQWRPDDSAALRFSVLGPVRAWRGADSLPTGSPQQRALLAALLLREGRTATAGELIDALWGEDPPSQALAAVRTYASRLRKVLSPGVLVSESGGYAVRLTDESGVGASLDLALAQELAADAEKAKTTGDLCHARALLNKALSLWDGEVLASVPGPYAETQRARLEEWRLQLVESRLDMDLEQGCHAEAISELTALTAAHPLRERLRELLMLALYRSGRQAEALAAYADTRRLLADELGVDPRPGLQELQQRILQADPRLAEPSAPLAPETAAAPVRPAQLPATVSDFTGRSSFVTELSEVLAAASAAEGQVMAVSALAGIGGVGKTTLAVHVAHRARSAFPDGQLYVDLQGAGSRAVAPETVLGAFLRALGTADAAIPDSLEERAALYRSTLDGRRILVLLDNARDAAQVRPLLPGMEGCAALVTSRMRMVDLAGAHLVDLDVMSPEEALQLFTKIVGEERVASERESALDVVAACGFLPLAIRIAASRLAARRTWTVSVLAAKLADERRRLDELQAGDLAVKATFELGYGQLEPAQARAFRLLGLADGPDISLAAAAAMLDLPVEATEDLLESLVDTSLLESAAPGRYRYHDLVRLYARACAERDEQPPSERAAAMSRMLDFYLATAAGVYAIERPGDRLVDHLEPTEYPGLRFTDGSAALDWLYNEASPLLACVRQSADTDRLRRAVDLLWAAKDLTESGANSHQYETTARAMCDATRIAGDARAEGRARTTFTNVLLVSGRIQQAAEQAQLAMDLAASAEDAMAMSWAANDRGLTLMHQEQYADGKPFFERAIEGYATIGNRPLEALSLCNLSRAHLGMGNIAMAVEIAQRALAAYLEIGQTLRLANGHFTLGIALTRAGRHTEALSQFSDALSVFGSHRQRLWEGTTNFRIAEVHLAARRPAQAAQHAEQALALGCIGGDRMQGTVLTLLGRALTMLGQVDRARVCWREALNLYEQHGGAAQAEEVRALLTPATAA
- a CDS encoding serine hydrolase domain-containing protein yields the protein MKTKLTSRIVATTLVTALAGIGLTLPAAGATGQAAKPAHDRTLNKTYGKAHDKALQAGVDAILKTGTVGVVAQSTGPRGSRYATAGVADKATGAAARSGDRFRMASASKTFVATVVLQLVGEGRLSLDDTVEHWLPGVVSGNGNDGSAITVRQLLQHTSGLFNYTADLPVLASVDDYQAGRYTTWTPEQLVGIAMGHAPDFEPGAKWAYSNTNYILAGMIIQKVTGHSWEQQVTKRIIRPLGLRDTSAPTTDSRIPGRHLHGYSDFGKTGPTIDTTGFNPSAAGAAGAMIGTTADLTRFYQALLGGKLLRPAQLAEMKTTVRAADLDPVWPGARYGLGLLKVPLTCGGSYYSHAGDFPGYTTRNGVSPDGRRAVVLHATGDGASDLSTEQAQNDLIDGELCA
- a CDS encoding response regulator transcription factor, with amino-acid sequence MRIVIAEDDALLREGLALLLRAEGLDVVATAGTADGILDAIDTHKPDVAILDVRMPPTHTDEGIVAAVEARRRRPDLAVLVLSAYVEQSFATELLVGGVTGLGYLLKERVGRVEEFLDALNRVAGGGTAIDPEVVAQLFTRSRQDTRLERLSPRERDVLGLMAEGLGNGAIAERLVVTDGAVHKHIRSIFAKLDLSPADQVDRRVAAVLRYLDDARRRT
- a CDS encoding sensor histidine kinase, which produces MSTSTTRHGEPADAGRPGIRASAIRTAEAAGGALGQLIGGLGTAMLALAVLVWLAVAAVTSVVGVGLLMAPAALRVLHSLADRERHRLARWGPEIIAPDPGPTRLRLALVDPTTRRELRWLSRHGTLGLLLGLIALLLPLMAVRDALFPLYWRLMPEGSTSTSVGLGHAQGWADALGVTLLGLGWIAIILGLTPAMARLQARPGRAFLAAGPDTDLSLRVAELTATRAAALDAHATELRRIERSLHDGTQNRLVTVTVLLGAARRMVARDPAGADELLERAQSAAEQALAELRSVARGILPPVLADRGLEGALTGLAASCPVPCRIDVEAPERCAASVEASAYFVVAETLTNIAKHSGAKSATVTVRSRGGRLRLDITDDGRGGADEAGGSGLTGIRRRIAAHDGTLDLASPPGGPTTLKVDLPCGL